A segment of the Syntrophales bacterium genome:
TGTCACGAAGAATAACCGCATCCCGAACCGAAAATTCGGGTGAATGAAAAATCCAGTCCATCCGGAATTTTTTCGGGTTTCCCCGGAAATCGTGGCGGGTCATGCTCTTTTCGCCTTCCTCCTTCGAAAGGGCCTGCCAGGTATCCACCATTTCACGGTATCCGCCGGAGAGAACCCTATGGACGGGGGATCCGGGTCCGTCATTGAAATCTCCCATGATGATACAGGGTTCGCTTCTGGACGCCATCCACCGGCCGATTATTCTCGCCTGCTCCAGCCGTGCTTCGTCACTCACGTGGTCCAGGTGTGTCACCAGAGCGACGAATTCGTCGCCGGACAACCTGTCCCGGAAGCACCCGTAATTCATCATCCGTGGAAAAGCGCTTTCCCAGTCTTTGCTTTTGTGAACGCGCGGTGTCCTGGAAAG
Coding sequences within it:
- a CDS encoding endonuclease/exonuclease/phosphatase family protein, translating into MRVMTFNLLFDNGEEGPAAWNRRRDLVVEIIRRYRPHILGTQEGKQWQLAFIEERLSPEYIMIAPDRLWDDDGQYPTLFFSTDDMDLVGADEFWLSRTPRVHKSKDWESAFPRMMNYGCFRDRLSGDEFVALVTHLDHVSDEARLEQARIIGRWMASRSEPCIIMGDFNDGPGSPVHRVLSGGYREMVDTWQALSKEEGEKSMTRHDFRGNPKKFRMDWIFHSPEFSVRDAVILRDNRDGLYPSDHYPYLATLAWAEQDRP